One Papaver somniferum cultivar HN1 chromosome 10, ASM357369v1, whole genome shotgun sequence genomic window carries:
- the LOC113316662 gene encoding uncharacterized protein LOC113316662, whose amino-acid sequence MAEKSNTDSEFLVPAEEKCIIGRSMWQIILKSKEDLQECIEIKVRKVIGNGWTLSFSRVLNPTERIDLLELKDDLNSVFRQEGEEDFLEGDFSSKKLFELLNREDVEREFTELLEIKHIPPKVSFLFWAGFDNSIPTRVMLEHRGVHIASNMCLFCNGEPETQIHLFMHCPGITDIWNYFINSCKVTWVMPQSLTSLLQIWNTFRFNGVKKDLQKLIPFAVVWVIWLERNDGMHGRRHKSDEEIKMSIKQTLHLWTVKLRSFGSYYVNQVLTQWETVISV is encoded by the exons ATGGCTGAAAAGAGTAATACGGATTCAGAATTTCTAGTACCAGCAGAGGAGAAGTGCATTATTGGAAGGAGCATGTGGCAGATAATTTTAAAAAGCAAAGAAGATTTGCAGGAGTGTATAGAGATTAAAGTTAGAA AAGTAATTGGAAATGGTTGGACTTTATCTTTTAGCAGGGTTCTTAATCCTACGGAGAGAATTGATTTGTTAGAACTAAAAGATGATTTAAATTCAGTATTTCGACAAGAAGGTGAAGAGGATTTCTTGGAAGgggatttttcttcaaaaaagcTCTTTGAGCTGTTGAATAGAGAAGATGTTGAACGGGAATTTACAGAATTGTTGGAGATTAAGCACATTCCACCGAAGGTCTCGTTCTTGTTTTGGGCAGGTTTTGATAATTCCATTCCTACAAGAGTAATGCTAGAACATAGGGGAGTACATATTGCCAGCAACATGTGTTTGTTCTGTAACGGGGAGCCAGAAACTCAAATCCACCTTTTTATGCATTGTCCAGGAATCACAGACATTTGGAATTATTTTATTAATTCGTGTAAGGTGACTTGGGTGATGCCGCAATCACTTACTTCTCTGCTGCAAATCTGGAACACTTTCAGGTTTAATGGAGTAAAGAAGGATCTGCAGAAACTTATTCCTTTTGCAGTTGTTTGGGTGATTTGGCTAGAGAGAAACGATGGAATGCATGGGAGAAGACATAAGTCAGATGAGGAGATTAAGATGAGTATTAAGCAGACTCTGCATTTGTGGACTGTTAAGCTAAGATCTTTTGGTTCATATTATGTGAATCAAGTATTAACTCAATGGGAGACAGTTATATCGGTGTAg